The Coregonus clupeaformis isolate EN_2021a chromosome 13, ASM2061545v1, whole genome shotgun sequence genome includes a region encoding these proteins:
- the hsd20b2 gene encoding hydroxysteroid (20-beta) dehydrogenase 2 isoform X3, which produces MTHQEIFMTNAQIRSRFLGGALHIVLCLIVTGATSGIGKAYANELARRGLDIVLISRSKDKLHIVAKEIESQHGRQTQIIQTDFTEGHDIYPAIVEALRDLDIGILVNNVGMNYSDKLVHFLDIPNPEQRITQVINCNILSVTQMTRLVLPRMVERGNGLIINMSSEAGAQPQPMLSLYSATKIFVTYFSRSLNSEYKSQGITVQCVAPFMVSTNMTHNLPPNLLLKSASDFAREALNTVGHSSYTSGCVSHALQHIALSIFFPDWLRLSSYCVKQTEKFAQSMQKKIDEMTEHSASKED; this is translated from the exons ATGACGCACCAGGAAATATTCATGACCAATGCGCAGATTAGATCAAGATTCTTGGGCGGAGCGTTGCATATCGTTTTATGTCTAA TTGTCACAGGGGCTACCTCAGGGATTGGCAAAGCTTACGCAAATGAG TTGGCCAGAAGAGGCCTGGACATTGTACTGATCAGCCGGTCAAAAGATAAACTCCACATTGTTGCCAAGGAGATTG AGAGCCAACATGGACGCCAGACCCAGATCATCCAGACAGACTTCACAGAGGGCCATGACATCTACCCTGCTATAGTTGAGGCACTACGGGACCTGGACATAGGCATCCTGG TTAACAATGTAGGCATGAACTATTCTGACAAGTTGGTACATTTCCTGGACATTCCCAACCCTGAGCAG AGAATCACCCAGGTGATCAACTGTAACATCCTCTCTGTCACCCAG ATGACCAGACTGGTTCTCCCACGCATGGTGGAAAG AGGGAACGGTCTGATCATCAACATGTCTTCAGAGGCAGGTGCTCAACCACAACCCATGCTGTCTCTCTACTCCGCCACCAAG ATTTTTGTGACATATTTTTCCAGATCTCTGAATTCTGAGTACAAGTCACAAGGAATCACAGTTCAG TGTGTGGCTCCCTTTATGGTATCCACTAACATGACCCACAACTTGCCCCCCAACCTGTTGTTGAAGAGTGCCAGTGATTTTGCCCGTGAAGCTCTGAACACAGTGGGTCACTCTAGCTACACCAGTGGCTGTGTCTCTCACGCTCTTCAA CACATTGCACTGTCCATTTTCTTCCCTGATTGGCTGCGCCTTTCATCCTACTGTGTGAAGCAGACAGAGAAATTTGCACAGAGCATGCAGAAAAAAATTGATGAAATGACAGAACATTCTGCAAGCAAAGAGGACTAA
- the hsd20b2 gene encoding hydroxysteroid (20-beta) dehydrogenase 2 isoform X1, whose protein sequence is MTHQEIFMTNAQIRSRFLGGALHIVLCLMLYYMLKWSWECWYGFRVYVLSKVWQADLKAYGQWAVVTGATSGIGKAYANELARRGLDIVLISRSKDKLHIVAKEIESQHGRQTQIIQTDFTEGHDIYPAIVEALRDLDIGILVNNVGMNYSDKLVHFLDIPNPEQRITQVINCNILSVTQMTRLVLPRMVERGNGLIINMSSEAGAQPQPMLSLYSATKIFVTYFSRSLNSEYKSQGITVQCVAPFMVSTNMTHNLPPNLLLKSASDFAREALNTVGHSSYTSGCVSHALQHIALSIFFPDWLRLSSYCVKQTEKFAQSMQKKIDEMTEHSASKED, encoded by the exons ATGACGCACCAGGAAATATTCATGACCAATGCGCAGATTAGATCAAGATTCTTGGGCGGAGCGTTGCATATCGTTTTATGTCTAA TGCTGTATTACATGCTGAAATGGTCCTGGGAATGCTGGTATGGATTCAGAGTGTATGTGCTGTCAAAAGTTTGGCAAGCTGATTTAAAGGCATATGGACAATGGGCAG TTGTCACAGGGGCTACCTCAGGGATTGGCAAAGCTTACGCAAATGAG TTGGCCAGAAGAGGCCTGGACATTGTACTGATCAGCCGGTCAAAAGATAAACTCCACATTGTTGCCAAGGAGATTG AGAGCCAACATGGACGCCAGACCCAGATCATCCAGACAGACTTCACAGAGGGCCATGACATCTACCCTGCTATAGTTGAGGCACTACGGGACCTGGACATAGGCATCCTGG TTAACAATGTAGGCATGAACTATTCTGACAAGTTGGTACATTTCCTGGACATTCCCAACCCTGAGCAG AGAATCACCCAGGTGATCAACTGTAACATCCTCTCTGTCACCCAG ATGACCAGACTGGTTCTCCCACGCATGGTGGAAAG AGGGAACGGTCTGATCATCAACATGTCTTCAGAGGCAGGTGCTCAACCACAACCCATGCTGTCTCTCTACTCCGCCACCAAG ATTTTTGTGACATATTTTTCCAGATCTCTGAATTCTGAGTACAAGTCACAAGGAATCACAGTTCAG TGTGTGGCTCCCTTTATGGTATCCACTAACATGACCCACAACTTGCCCCCCAACCTGTTGTTGAAGAGTGCCAGTGATTTTGCCCGTGAAGCTCTGAACACAGTGGGTCACTCTAGCTACACCAGTGGCTGTGTCTCTCACGCTCTTCAA CACATTGCACTGTCCATTTTCTTCCCTGATTGGCTGCGCCTTTCATCCTACTGTGTGAAGCAGACAGAGAAATTTGCACAGAGCATGCAGAAAAAAATTGATGAAATGACAGAACATTCTGCAAGCAAAGAGGACTAA
- the hsd20b2 gene encoding hydroxysteroid (20-beta) dehydrogenase 2 isoform X2 yields the protein MDTVSDSMLARGLMFIGGFTVLYYMLKWSWECWYGFRVYVLSKVWQADLKAYGQWAVVTGATSGIGKAYANELARRGLDIVLISRSKDKLHIVAKEIESQHGRQTQIIQTDFTEGHDIYPAIVEALRDLDIGILVNNVGMNYSDKLVHFLDIPNPEQRITQVINCNILSVTQMTRLVLPRMVERGNGLIINMSSEAGAQPQPMLSLYSATKIFVTYFSRSLNSEYKSQGITVQCVAPFMVSTNMTHNLPPNLLLKSASDFAREALNTVGHSSYTSGCVSHALQHIALSIFFPDWLRLSSYCVKQTEKFAQSMQKKIDEMTEHSASKED from the exons ATGGATACTGTATCAGACTCGATGCTTGCGAGGGGACTGATGTTCATAGGTGGCTTCACAGTGCTGTATTACATGCTGAAATGGTCCTGGGAATGCTGGTATGGATTCAGAGTGTATGTGCTGTCAAAAGTTTGGCAAGCTGATTTAAAGGCATATGGACAATGGGCAG TTGTCACAGGGGCTACCTCAGGGATTGGCAAAGCTTACGCAAATGAG TTGGCCAGAAGAGGCCTGGACATTGTACTGATCAGCCGGTCAAAAGATAAACTCCACATTGTTGCCAAGGAGATTG AGAGCCAACATGGACGCCAGACCCAGATCATCCAGACAGACTTCACAGAGGGCCATGACATCTACCCTGCTATAGTTGAGGCACTACGGGACCTGGACATAGGCATCCTGG TTAACAATGTAGGCATGAACTATTCTGACAAGTTGGTACATTTCCTGGACATTCCCAACCCTGAGCAG AGAATCACCCAGGTGATCAACTGTAACATCCTCTCTGTCACCCAG ATGACCAGACTGGTTCTCCCACGCATGGTGGAAAG AGGGAACGGTCTGATCATCAACATGTCTTCAGAGGCAGGTGCTCAACCACAACCCATGCTGTCTCTCTACTCCGCCACCAAG ATTTTTGTGACATATTTTTCCAGATCTCTGAATTCTGAGTACAAGTCACAAGGAATCACAGTTCAG TGTGTGGCTCCCTTTATGGTATCCACTAACATGACCCACAACTTGCCCCCCAACCTGTTGTTGAAGAGTGCCAGTGATTTTGCCCGTGAAGCTCTGAACACAGTGGGTCACTCTAGCTACACCAGTGGCTGTGTCTCTCACGCTCTTCAA CACATTGCACTGTCCATTTTCTTCCCTGATTGGCTGCGCCTTTCATCCTACTGTGTGAAGCAGACAGAGAAATTTGCACAGAGCATGCAGAAAAAAATTGATGAAATGACAGAACATTCTGCAAGCAAAGAGGACTAA